A window of the Podarcis raffonei isolate rPodRaf1 chromosome 4, rPodRaf1.pri, whole genome shotgun sequence genome harbors these coding sequences:
- the RS1 gene encoding retinoschisin, whose amino-acid sequence MHFKIRSVVLCLLFWYKAMLALSPAEDDRLEHWHSKACKCDCQGSPNSVWSSGTNNLECMPECPYHKPLGFESGAVTPDQISCSSPEQYTGWYTSWIANKARLNGQGFGCAWLSKYQDTNQWLQIDLKEIKVISGIITQGRCDADEWMTKYSVQYRTDENLNWVYYKDQTGNNRVFYGNSDRSSSVQNLLRPPIVSRYIRLIPLGWHVRIAIRMELLVCMNKCA is encoded by the exons CCATGCTGGCATTGTCACCAGCAGAG GATGACAGACTGGAACACTGGCACAGTAAAGCCTGCAAATGTGATTGTCAGGGAAGTCCAAATTCCGTATGGTCCTCAGGGACAAACAATCTGGAATGCATGCCAG AATGTCCCTATCACAAGCCACTTGGTTTTGAGTCAGGAGCTGTTACTCCAGACCAGATAAGCTGCTCCAGTCCAGAGCAGTACACTGGATGGTACACTTCATGGATTGCAAACAAGGCCCGGCTTAATGGGCAAGGTTTTGG GTGTGCCTGGCTCTCCAAATACCAAGACACAAACCAGTGGCTGCAGATTGACCTGAAGGAAATCAAAGTGATTTCAGGAATAATCACACAAGGACGGTGTGATGCAGACGAATGGATGACGAAATACAGCGTGCAGTACAGGACTGACGAGAACCTGAACTGGGTCTATTACAAGGATCAGACAGGAAACAACAGG GTTTTCTATGGAAATTCAGACAGATCATCTTCTGTGCAGAACCTTCTGCGCCCACCCATTGTCTCGCGCTACATTCGCTTGATACCACTTGGCTGGCATGTGCGCATTGCCATCAGGATGGAGCTGCTTGTATGCATGAATAAGTGTGCTTGA